The following coding sequences lie in one Haematobia irritans isolate KBUSLIRL chromosome 3, ASM5000362v1, whole genome shotgun sequence genomic window:
- the LOC142231002 gene encoding uncharacterized protein LOC142231002, with protein sequence MDFHNAFERLKILWFFPLLKVGPPSAPLPKLLLFRAQSLKVVLAKRQTNDKILLIQEKHKQIKFNSEKITSIHTQLRDLLINEDLKLFIDSELSLFNSQINKNKTTHRKKFENLLQQHNKEINIKFNEQWFVNTTNKHIPTNVQWLLSLGPKYSLPLTRAQFPLLKVIAEGEDLVRTTDDKEEQEIARTKFTTLIDDHLHKTNKYLKDNKDVLILSADKGGKTVAMDSKEYKSKMHTIIHDMCSYKRLKIDPTSKFQTKNNKLVEKLYKENLISIEEKNKLTSKTAIAPRIYGLPKVHKEGTPLRPICSSINAPSYKMCRYISSILKNVTKDSKYNVKDAIDFKTKIKNVRLTDDEILISFDVVSLFPSIPVNLAITMIEKKWDLIKNYTKIPRDIFKELALFCIKDSRYFKYEDKTYEQLKGMPMGSPASPIIADIIMEELLDVSLSKIPKPRIITKYVDDIFAIVKKTDVESTLDALNSFHSQIQFTMELEKDNKLPYLDCNILRDDNCLRLNWYQKPTATGRLINYNSKHNKSIIHMTAINFIDRILRISDAEFHKENEIKIRQILTTNDFPNRIISRLINRVKNKTLDENIKTKTIEEPDHNKDKSYKPMTYVEGFSERFFKSDVYNKDKIQIASRTSRTNEKITMLDGIQIMVEIFIHHAGQLKVASIASN encoded by the exons cttCTAATAcaagaaaaacacaaacaaatcaaGTTCAATAGTGAGAAAATTACATCAATACATACTCAATTGAGAGACCTCTTGATCAATGAGGATCTAAAACTATTTATCGACAGCGAACTTTCTCTTTTCAACAGTcaaatcaacaaaaacaaaaccacaCACAGAAAGAAATTTGAGAATCTACTACAACAGCACAACAAAGAGATCAACATAAAGTTCAACGAGCAATGGTTTGTAAATACAACGAACAAACACATACCAACAAATGTGCAGTGGCTTCTCTCACTAGGCCCGAAGTATTCGCTCCCTTTGACGAGAGCTCAATTTCCTCTACTGAAAGTCATCGCAGAAGGAGAAGACTTGGTGAGAACTACAGATGACAAAGAAGAGCAAGAAATAGCAAGAACAAAGTTCACAACACTGATAGATGACCATTTACACAAGACAAAC aaatatttgaaagACAACAAGGATGTTTTAATATTAAGTGCGGATAAAGGTGGAAAAACTGTTGCTATGGACAGCAAAGAATACAAATCCAAAATGCATACGATAATACACGACATGTGTAGTTACAAACGGTTAAAAATTGATCCAACATCGAAATTTCAAACCAAGAATAATAAATTAgtggaaaaattatataaagaaaACTTAATCAGCATCGAGGAAAAGAATAAATTGACGAGTAAAACTGCTATAGCCCCAAGGATTTACGGCCTTCCGAAGGTACACAAGGAAGGAACACCATTGAGACCAATTTGCTCATCGATCAATGCACCATCGTATAAGATGTGcagatatatatctagtatcttAAAGAACGTCACCAAAGATTCAAAATACAATGTAAAAGACGCGATTGACTTTAAAACGAAGATTAAGAATGTAAGGCTAACAGATGATGAAATCCTGATATCGTTTGATGTTGTATCACTGTTTCCCAGTATACCGGTAAACCTAGCCATTACAATGATTGAGAAGAAATGGGACTTaatcaaaaattatacaaaaatacctCGTGATATTTTCAAGGAACTAGCACTATTTTGTATCAAAGACAGTAGGTACTTCAAATATGAAGATAAGACATATGAACAATTGAAAGGAATGCCAATGGGATCTCCAGCATCTCCAATAATTGCTGACATCATCATGGAAGAGCTACTAGACGTGTCCTTAAGCAAGATACCGAAACCtcgaattataacaaaatatgtgGACGACATATTTGCGATAGTAAAGAAAACCGACGTGGAAAGTACTCTTGACGCATTAAACTCATTCCACAGTCAAATACAATTTACAATGGAGTTAGAGAAGGATAACAAGCTACCATATTTAGACTGTAACATACTGAGAGATGATAATTGTTTGAGGCtgaattggtatcaaaaacctACAGCAACTGGACgactaataaattataattcaaaACACAATAAAAGTATAATCCATATGACAGCAATCAATTTTATAGATCGAATCTTAAGGATAAGTGATGCAGAATTCCACAAGGAGAATGAAATAAAGATAAGACAAATATTGACCACAAACgattttccaaatagaataataagCAGACTAATAAATcgcgttaaaaataaaacacttgacgaaaacattaaaactaAGACTATTGAAGAGCCGGACCATAATAAGGATAAGTCATACAAACCCATGACTTACGTTGAAGGATTCTCAGAGCGTTTTTTCAAATCGGACGTATATAACAAGGACAAGATTCAAATTGCTTCACGCACATCGAGAACA aatgagaaAATTACTATGCTGGATGGTATACAAATCATGGTTGAAATATTCATACATCATGCTGGGCAACTTAAAGTTGCTTCAATAGCTTCCAATTAA